In Methylotenera versatilis 79, the DNA window CGCCAGATGTCATAACCACAAGGCTGACAAAGTAACGCAAAAAGACTATTTTGCTTTACAGGCTTTCTTTTCTAATGTCAGCGCAGTAGACAATGTTCCGGCTCCCAAAAATGATCAGGAAATCCAGTATCAACAGGTGCAGGCCAAGTGGGAAGAGGCTACCAAGGATATCCGTGCGCAGCGCACTGCTATTTTAGATACGGTACGTGATAAGGCCTTACAGTATCACAAAGAACGTTACTTAACTGATAGCCGCGACTCTATATTCAAGCCAGAAGGACAATGGAATGCGCTGGATCGCTGGGTAAATCATCGCTTGACTAATGTCACTACCGATAATGAATTAGGCGCCTATCTGAAAGAGTCTGCAGAGAAAGAAAGCGATAATTATGTGCCAGGTAATGCAGAGAAGTATGCGCAATATAAAAAACTTGGTGATGATCTGAAGAAGTTCGACAAGCTTAAACCAGCTAAAGGCTCAGACACTATTTCAGCTATGACTGAGCTCGGCCATAGTGATGCGCCGCCTACTTTTGTGTTCTTTGGCGGTAATCATGAACGCCCACTTGATGAAGTTCAACCAGCTTTCCCGGTTGCATTAACGGATGAGAAGCCAAATATCGTGCCTACCGAGATTTCATCGGGCCGTCGTACTGCGCTTGCCAACTGGATTGCCAGTCCGCAAAACCCGCTTACGGCGCGCGTATTTGTGAATCGCGTTTGGAATCAGTATTTTGGAACAGGCATTGTACGTACAGTCAGTGACTTCGGCCGTGCAGGAGACAAACCAAGTAATCCCGAATTACTGGACTATTTAGCAGGCAATTTTGTATCGCAGGGTTGGAGCGTGAAAAAGCTGCAGCGTGAAATATTGCTATCTAGCGTTTACCGTCAGTCTTCATCTTATCGTGAAGATGCCTATAAAGCGGATCCTGAAAACAAGCTGTTAGCGGTGTTCCCACGCAAACGTTTGGAAGCCGAAGAAATTCGTGACTCCTTGCTTGTCGCATCTGGTCAGCTGGAAGAAAAAGTAGGCGGCCCAAGCGTATTCCCACCTGTTCCGGGCAATTTGGGCGCAGGCAATTTGTGGGAAGTTTCTAAAGATTCCAAGGATTTCAATAGACGCAGCCTGTATGTATTTACGCGTCGTAGTGTGCCTTATCCATTGCTGGAAACTTTTGATATGGCCTCTGCACAACAAGTGCATAGCAAGCGTGACGTAACAACCACGCCACTGCAAGCACTGGCGCTATTTAATAGTGATGTAGTGTTTGGTTGGTCTCAGGCATTGGCTGGTCGCGTGATACGCGAGGCGGGCAATGATGAATCTGCACAGTTGGATAAGTTGTATCAGATACTGTTTGCACGTAAACCTGATCAGGCAGAAAAAGCCACTTTGGTTTCATTCCTGACCAATCACGAAAAAGAGATTGTTCAAGAAAAAAGCACGGATGGAAAACTGGCAATTGCGTTGCCGACTGGCTTAAAAGATGCAAAAGTGACCAATCCGATTCGAGCCGCAGCTTTGGTTGATCTGGTGCATACAGTTGCAAATTCCAACGAGTTTAGTTACCGGTTTTAAGCAATAAGATTTAAATCGGCAAAAATTTTAAACCCAGACAACTTTTATAAAATAATTGAATAATATTAAGGATAGCATCATGAACAATCAATCTCGCAGAGACTTTTTACTTAAAGCCGGCATAGGCCTAGGGGGCATTGCAGCCGGCGGCTTCTTGCCAGGTATTGGCTTTTTAACAGCTGCACAAGCGGCAGAGCTTATTGATCCACTAGCGCCTAAACAGCCACATTTTGCCGCTAAGGTTAAATCCGTCATCTGGCTACATATGGATGGCGCACCTAGTACGTTAGATTTATATGATTACAAACCCGACCTGATTAAGTTGTCTGGCCAAGAAGTACCCGCTTCATTCCTGAAAGGTATCAAGACCAGTACGCAAGGTGGCGTCGGCAAGCTTTACGCTTCAAAGCGTGAGTGGAAGCAACACGGGGAAAGTGGTGCATGGTTTTCAGACCTAGTACCTAATATTGCTAAGCATGCAGATAAGATTGCCTTTATCAAATCTAGTACCACGGTTGGTGCAACACACGATATTTCTATCCTCAAATTGAATACCGGCGATTTGAATCCAGGCCGCCCTTCATTAGGCGCTTGGATATCCTATGCGCTGGGTACAGCAAATCCAGACTTGCCTTCCTACGTGGTGCTGTATGGTGGTAAAAAAGAGCCACAAGCTGGTTCAGTCAATTGGAGTTCAGGCTTCTTGCCAGCTGTGTATCAAGGTACGGCATTCCGTCCAGGGGCATCGCCTATTTTGCATCTTGAGCGCCCTGAGTTAATGGCTGCTGGCCAGCAACGCGGCAACTTTGATTTGCTGAAACGCTTGAATGAAAAACGTGGTGAGCGTTATCCCGAAGATACAGAGTTGCAAGCCAGAGTGCGTTCTTATGAGCTAGCTTATCGTATGGAATCTGCAGCGCCAGAAGCAGTAGATTTGAGTAAAGAAACTGATGCAACCAAAGAGTTGTATGGTCTAAACGACGAAGCAACTAAGGATTACGGTACTAATATGTTACGTGCTCGCCGCCTAGTTGAGCGTGGCGTACGTTTTATTCAAGTTGTTTCAGGCCCTACTGATATTGAGGGCGAAAGCAGAAACTGGGATGCACACCAAGATCTTGAAAAAAATCATGGCGCCCATGCCAAGGCTGTTGATAAGCCGATTGCAGGCTTACTGGCCGATCTTGAATCTCGTGGCTTGCTAGAATCTACGCTTGTCGTGTGGACCTCGGAGTTTGGCAGGACATCTTACGGACAAAGCGGTACAGGCCGTGACCATAATCCCTGGGGTTATACACAATGGATGGCGGGCGCTGGCGTTAAAGCTGGTACCACTTTTGGCCAAACAGATGAAGTCGGTTTGCAGTCTGTAGGAAAAACAGTAGATACCTATGATTTGCACGCCACAATTCTGCAACTGATGGGCCTTGATCACTTGAAAACCACGTTCTTGCATGATGGCCGTTCTGAGCGTCCGACTGTTGTGTATGGTGAAGTGATTAAAGAGTTACTGGCTTAATTATTATTTATATAAGTGGGTATTTATATCAATGGCACACGGAACTAGACATGACTAGTTTCGTGTGCCATTGCCCACTACTTAACACTTAAATATTTTAAGTGCTTTATGTCTACAAGTTTGTAATTAAAGTAAAAATGAAAAAAAAGATTTATCAATATTTAGCAATTGCCTTAATTGCAATGGCAGCTATTACTACACCCGTATTTTCCTATAGTGAAGTCGACGAAGACTTTATGACAGCGATGGAAGATTTAAATAAAAGTCTGACTTCAAACTTGGCCTTGAAAGATGTAGCAGCATCTGCCTCTGAAGCGTCAGAAATGCAAAAAATGTTTGATGAAGTCGAGGCATTTTTCCTCAAGAAAGCAGATGCCGCTGATGGCGTGAAATGGGCGCAGGAAAGTCGTGATCTTTCTGCTTTGATTGCAAAGTCAGTCTCAGCCAACGACTTTGACGCCGCTTCGCAAAATGCTGTGGCTTTATCTAAAACCTGCAAAGCTTGCCACAAAATTTATAAAAAGAAGGATTAGCTTTTTAAGCTTGATTCAACCTTTATATTCAATTACTCAAGGAATTTACCCATGAAACGATTACTACTTACGGCCTTGTTGGCTAGCGTGATTTCATTACCAGCCGCTGCTGCGCTTAAAGAAGGTGATAAAGCGCCGGACTTTACCACTCAAGCATCTCTGGATGGCAAGGCTTATACCTTTTCACTCAAAGAAGCGCTGAAAAAAGGGCCGGTTGTCGTGTATTTTTACCCTTCTGCTTACACTGGTGGATGCAATGTTCAAGCGCATACATTTGCCCAGAAGTATGAAAAATTTGCTGCTGCGAAAGCAACAGTCGTCGGCGTGTCGCTGGACAATATTGAGCGACTGAATGAGTTTTCCGCAGACCCTGATTATTGCGCAGGCAAGGTATCGGTTGCTACAGATATTGATGGCAAGATTTCAAAATCTTATGAATTGGCGATACGCGATGCCGTAGCTGGTAAGAAAGACACGCGCGGTAAAGACATCAATCACGGTTATGCAGAACGCACGACTTTCGTGGTGACGCAGGATGGCAAAATTGCCGCGACAATTGGCGGCATTAAACCTGCAGAAAATGTAGGAAAAGCGCTTGAAGTGGTTGAGAAAATAGCGGCAGCAAGCCCAAATAAGGCAATAGGGTCTAAGTAAGTTTGTTTAGAAATTATTTTGCATTATTTAGCATGTTAAGTTTTTTTGTCATTCCAAACGTTATTCCACCTGTCATGGCTGAAACCACATTTGTAGATCAAGAAGATGTTGCCATCCGTTTTGGCGGCGGCAATCTTGAACTGGGTAAAAACAAATCCAAGTCAGAGCTTTGTATTGAGTGCCATGCGAATGCTGATTCCTTAGAAAAATCCGGCATTGGCGTGCCCCAGCTTGCGGGACAATATGCTGGATATTTGTTCAAGCAATTGCGCAATTTTAAATCAGGGGAGCGCAAACACTCTGTGATGAGCAAAATGGTAGAGCACCTTAATGACGAAGACTTAGAGAATATTGCTACGTATTTTGCTAATCAACCCGTTATGCAAGGTAAAGGCAGTAAAACAAACGCAATCGCGCAGAATCTGTTTCTGCGTGGTGATTCAAAACGCAACATCATGTCTTGCAAAAGTTGTCATGGAATGGATGGTAAAGGCAGTCATTCCGCGAATGATATTAACCCTGTCATTGCTGGACAAAGTCAGTTTTACCTACGTGAACAATTACGCAACTGGCGATCTGCGGCACGGACAAATAGCCCTGACCAGGTGATGAATGTGATTGCAAAGTCACTGACAGATACTGAGATAGAAGCATTGGCAGAATATATTTCTGACATGCCATAAACCATATAACTACATAGCGTACCAACGCTTAAAGGAAACAACATGAAAACAAAAAAACCATCACTCATACTTAAACAGTCATGGATTCTAGGCACATTATTTACTTCAGTAACCATTATTGGTGCGCTTCCAGCATTTGCTGAGGAAGCCGTCGCCCCAGCAGTGACGCCACCAATTGCAGGAGTAATCGCTGGCGGTTTAGAGCTAAGGCCGATTAAAAACGGCTTTACAGGAACGGAAGGCCCCATTGCTTTACCAGATGGCAGTGGTTTTATCTTTACTGAAACGCAAGCAAACCGTATTACTAAAATTGGCCTAGATGGCAATACGAGCAATTTCATCGCGGAAAGCAATGGTGCAAATGGCTTAGCGTTTTCAGCCAATGGTGATTTATATGCAGTGCAAACGTTGAAACCTAGCGTAGGCATCATCTACCCAAAAGAGCATGCAAAAGTGTTGGCGAGTCAATTTAACGGTAAGCCATTAAATCGTCCAAATGATCTGGTCATTGATAAAAAAGGCGGTGTGTATTTCACGGATCCTGGCATAAATCCTAAACCGGGAGAAGCCTCAACGGGCCAACCAGCAGTTTACTATATCAAGCCAAGTGGTGAGTTGGTGCAGATTATCACGGACATTCAACGCCCTAACGGCATTCAACTTAGCCCGGATGAGAAAGTTTTATACGTTGCGAATACTTTCGGCGAATATGTGTTTGTTTACGACGTTGCAGAAGATGGCTCCATCGGGCCACGTCATAAATTCGCCTTGCTTGACGGCTATCGTAAAGCCGAAAATGGATTTAGCAGTGGCGCCGATGGCTTGGCGATAGATGCGGAGGGTCGCTTATATGTGGCGACTACTATTGGCATTCAAGTGTTTGATAAGGCCGGCATAGCACTAGGCATTATTGAACTGCCGAAAGCGCCGCAAAACCTTGCTTTTGCAGGTAAAGATAAAAAGACACTTTACGTAGTTGGTCGTGGGGATGCCTATAAAATCCCAATGTTAACGACGGGCTACGCAGGTCGAGTTAAATAAGTAATTAGAAGTCTTGATTGAGAAAATATGACAAAACTACAGATTAAATCCATACAGCTTAAGTCCATTGCTACAGTCATTGTTACAACAGTGCTTATGGTTACATCAACGGCTTCTCTGGCTGAGCAGACACCCAAACCTGAAAAATTGATTCAATGGCGACAGTCCGCCTACCGCATAATTGAATGGAACGTTTCACGTATCAAGTCTTCGATTCAGGGAACTTACAACAAAGCTGAGGTGGTCGCTGCTGCCAATGCAATCGCGGGCATCGCCAATTCAGGATTGCCAGTTTTATTTGTGCCTGGTACGGAAAAAGGCAAGGGTTGGCATGAAACAGCCGCTAACGCAGAGGTGTTTAAAGATAAAGCGAAATTTACAGAACTATCGAATAACTTTAGTAAAGAAGCGACCGAGTTAGCCAAAATAGCGGCGAGTGCTAATGATGCATCGGCTATCAAAGAGCAGTTCGGCAAAGTGACGCGCAGTTGCAAAGCTTGCCATGATGATTTTAAAGGGGATGATTAAGCTAAAAGTTTTTCAAGATGCGAGCCACTATAACTAAACTAAATTTCTTATATGGTAATTATCAGGCGCTGACGGATAATAATATTGGAATTTCGTTCTCTGTAGTAGATGGGGAGAAGCTTAATCTTCAGGAAATTATAGAAATTGACCTTCCTAACTTGGTCGCAAATCAACGAATTGTTAGGGTTCGTGACCAAAAAAATATCTCAGTCAAACTTGGTGCGAATGATCTTCACGACCTCAATCAGCATTCTAGTTATCATGGAGACAGCCGTACGCCATTCAAGCATCGCTTAGAATAAAATACACTATCTATTTAAGAGCCTTCTGTTTGAAAAACAACAGTGGGCTTTTTTGTTGCTGTTTCCCTAACAACAAACCAATGTGCATATTTATTCGATTTATACCCTGTGTTTTCGGTTGTATTTAATATTAGTGATTAAAAACAATATGTTATCTGGTGTTTTTTTGTGATTTTACGCATTATAAAATGTCTGGCACAGGACTTGCAACGCAACTAATAACATTCATATGAATGAATTTTTAATATTTGAGCTAAAGGATTAAAGATGTCAGTAATAACAACAATTACTTCTAAGACAGGTGGTTTAAAGCTGCGCCAGCTTACCGCTATTGCCTTGGCAGTGGCTTCATTTTCAGCCTGGGGACAAGATGCGCCATCACTTGCTGCTTCGACTGAAGTACTTGGTGCAACTCAATTAAAATCGATTGAGTTTTCAGGCGCCGGGCATTGGTACCAATTTGGCCAAGCGCCGAATCCAAGCTCATCTTGGCCGCAATTCAATGTAAGTAGTTATAAAGCCACCATCAATTTTGAAGCACCTGCTGAACGTGTACAGATTACCCGTAAGCAAGCCGTTGAACCTAAACGTGTTCGCCCAGTGCCGGTTGAGCAAAAGCCTGATCAATATGTGAGTGGTAATACGGCTTGGAATTTAGCGCCAGCAGCGGGTGCTGCGCCAGACTCAGCGCCTGTTGCTCAACCACAAGTAGCCGCAGTTGAAGAGCGCGTGTCAGAGATTTGGGCGACACCACAAGGCTTTCTGAAAGCTGCGCAAGCTAACAATGCCACATCGAAAAAAGTAAAAAAAGGCGTGGAAGTTTCATTCACGCAGGGTAAGAATAAGTATGTCGGCATCATCAATGCCAAAAATGAGGTCAGCAATGTCAAGACTTGGATCGATAGCCCAGTGCTAGGCGATACATTGGTTGAGTACAGTTATAGCGATTACAAAGATTACAGCGGCATTTCTTTCCCTTCTAATATCCTCCGCAAACAAGGCGGTTATCCTGTATTGGCTTTAGCGGTTAAATCTGTAACGCCGAATGCTGAGGCAAATATTACGGTACCTGCCGAGTTAAGCCAGGCGGACACATCAATTAAAGTGACATCTGATCCGCTTGTGCCGGGAGTGTTCTACTTGAAAGGCGGCACCCACCATAGCGTGGCGATTGAGCAGGCAAACCAAATCATTCTGGTTGAAGCGCCTTTAAATGAAGCGCGCTCAGAAGCGGTGATTGCCAAGGTGAAAGAAATCATCCCGAACAAGCCCATCACTTTTTTAGTGAATACACATCATCACTTTGACCATTCTGGCGGCTTGCGTACTTATGTGGATGAAGGCGCAACGATTGTGACGCATAAACTCAATGAGCCATATTACAAAAAAATCTGGGCCAATGCGCATACGCTTAGTCCTGATCGCTTGGCCGCTTCTCATAAACCTGCAAAGTTTAAAACCTTTTCAGACAAGCTAGTGTTGCCAGATGCAGCCCATCCTGTAGAGATTTATACCATCGCTGGTAATACGCATAATGATGCTTTCGCATTGGTTTATTTGCCAAATGACAAAGTGCTGGTTGAAGCGGATGCCTATACGCCACCTGCAGCTGGTGCGCCCTTGCCTACTAGCGTAAACCCTTACACGGCTAATCTGTATGACAATATCAAGCGTCTCAAGTTGAATGTTGAGCAGATTGCTGCGTTACATGGCCCACGTGTCACCAAGTTGGAAGATATAGAAGCAGCAATCGGTATCAAGCCACAGACAGCTAGCAATAATTAATCTTTTTTTAAAATTAACTGAGTGCCTAAATCTTATTAGGCACTCAGTTTTTTTATTCACGCTAACCAGATTTGTTATAGCAAAAACAAAATTTAAACGATGACCGTTAACGCATCTCCATCGCGTTTAGACCAGGCTTTGGCTTATCACCAAAACGGTCATTGGTCACAGGCATTGGATTTGTATCAACAAGTCTTGGCCGATCATCCACATCAGGCAAATGTCCTCAACAATGTCGGCATTATTTTGCAACAAATTAAACGCAACGATGATGCTCTAACCTACTTTGAGCTCGCTTTGGCGATTGAACCTGATCATCCGCCATCATTATTCAATCGCGGTAATGTATTGCGTAGCTTAAATCGCCCTCAAGATGCCGTGCATAGCTATGACCAAGTGTTGCAAACGATGCCGAATCACCCTGAGGTATTGAATAACAAAGGCAATGCATTGCGTGCGCTCAACC includes these proteins:
- a CDS encoding DUF1549 and DUF1553 domain-containing protein produces the protein MSNLNNLIKKTVYFAVLMAFSTATTYAAEEKAAADTIAKPQAEQKKPAAAKLWSWQQVQNQAVPVVKQKAWVRTPVDAFVLSQLEAKGIKPSPDADRAAYIRRATLDAWGVIPTTEEVRTFVEDRSPNAYEKLVDRLLASPRYGERQARRWLDLARYADSTGFQGDQTRPNMWRYRDYVINSFNQDKPFDRFVKEQLAGDELFPGDTEALVATGFIAGFPDNRNSRDLIQRKYQITTDITDTVGLALLGTTVGCARCHNHKADKVTQKDYFALQAFFSNVSAVDNVPAPKNDQEIQYQQVQAKWEEATKDIRAQRTAILDTVRDKALQYHKERYLTDSRDSIFKPEGQWNALDRWVNHRLTNVTTDNELGAYLKESAEKESDNYVPGNAEKYAQYKKLGDDLKKFDKLKPAKGSDTISAMTELGHSDAPPTFVFFGGNHERPLDEVQPAFPVALTDEKPNIVPTEISSGRRTALANWIASPQNPLTARVFVNRVWNQYFGTGIVRTVSDFGRAGDKPSNPELLDYLAGNFVSQGWSVKKLQREILLSSVYRQSSSYREDAYKADPENKLLAVFPRKRLEAEEIRDSLLVASGQLEEKVGGPSVFPPVPGNLGAGNLWEVSKDSKDFNRRSLYVFTRRSVPYPLLETFDMASAQQVHSKRDVTTTPLQALALFNSDVVFGWSQALAGRVIREAGNDESAQLDKLYQILFARKPDQAEKATLVSFLTNHEKEIVQEKSTDGKLAIALPTGLKDAKVTNPIRAAALVDLVHTVANSNEFSYRF
- a CDS encoding DUF1501 domain-containing protein, which codes for MNNQSRRDFLLKAGIGLGGIAAGGFLPGIGFLTAAQAAELIDPLAPKQPHFAAKVKSVIWLHMDGAPSTLDLYDYKPDLIKLSGQEVPASFLKGIKTSTQGGVGKLYASKREWKQHGESGAWFSDLVPNIAKHADKIAFIKSSTTVGATHDISILKLNTGDLNPGRPSLGAWISYALGTANPDLPSYVVLYGGKKEPQAGSVNWSSGFLPAVYQGTAFRPGASPILHLERPELMAAGQQRGNFDLLKRLNEKRGERYPEDTELQARVRSYELAYRMESAAPEAVDLSKETDATKELYGLNDEATKDYGTNMLRARRLVERGVRFIQVVSGPTDIEGESRNWDAHQDLEKNHGAHAKAVDKPIAGLLADLESRGLLESTLVVWTSEFGRTSYGQSGTGRDHNPWGYTQWMAGAGVKAGTTFGQTDEVGLQSVGKTVDTYDLHATILQLMGLDHLKTTFLHDGRSERPTVVYGEVIKELLA
- a CDS encoding peroxiredoxin — its product is MKRLLLTALLASVISLPAAAALKEGDKAPDFTTQASLDGKAYTFSLKEALKKGPVVVYFYPSAYTGGCNVQAHTFAQKYEKFAAAKATVVGVSLDNIERLNEFSADPDYCAGKVSVATDIDGKISKSYELAIRDAVAGKKDTRGKDINHGYAERTTFVVTQDGKIAATIGGIKPAENVGKALEVVEKIAAASPNKAIGSK
- a CDS encoding c-type cytochrome, which translates into the protein MLSFFVIPNVIPPVMAETTFVDQEDVAIRFGGGNLELGKNKSKSELCIECHANADSLEKSGIGVPQLAGQYAGYLFKQLRNFKSGERKHSVMSKMVEHLNDEDLENIATYFANQPVMQGKGSKTNAIAQNLFLRGDSKRNIMSCKSCHGMDGKGSHSANDINPVIAGQSQFYLREQLRNWRSAARTNSPDQVMNVIAKSLTDTEIEALAEYISDMP
- a CDS encoding SMP-30/gluconolactonase/LRE family protein — translated: MKTKKPSLILKQSWILGTLFTSVTIIGALPAFAEEAVAPAVTPPIAGVIAGGLELRPIKNGFTGTEGPIALPDGSGFIFTETQANRITKIGLDGNTSNFIAESNGANGLAFSANGDLYAVQTLKPSVGIIYPKEHAKVLASQFNGKPLNRPNDLVIDKKGGVYFTDPGINPKPGEASTGQPAVYYIKPSGELVQIITDIQRPNGIQLSPDEKVLYVANTFGEYVFVYDVAEDGSIGPRHKFALLDGYRKAENGFSSGADGLAIDAEGRLYVATTIGIQVFDKAGIALGIIELPKAPQNLAFAGKDKKTLYVVGRGDAYKIPMLTTGYAGRVK
- a CDS encoding c-type cytochrome → MTKLQIKSIQLKSIATVIVTTVLMVTSTASLAEQTPKPEKLIQWRQSAYRIIEWNVSRIKSSIQGTYNKAEVVAAANAIAGIANSGLPVLFVPGTEKGKGWHETAANAEVFKDKAKFTELSNNFSKEATELAKIAASANDASAIKEQFGKVTRSCKACHDDFKGDD
- a CDS encoding MBL fold metallo-hydrolase yields the protein MSVITTITSKTGGLKLRQLTAIALAVASFSAWGQDAPSLAASTEVLGATQLKSIEFSGAGHWYQFGQAPNPSSSWPQFNVSSYKATINFEAPAERVQITRKQAVEPKRVRPVPVEQKPDQYVSGNTAWNLAPAAGAAPDSAPVAQPQVAAVEERVSEIWATPQGFLKAAQANNATSKKVKKGVEVSFTQGKNKYVGIINAKNEVSNVKTWIDSPVLGDTLVEYSYSDYKDYSGISFPSNILRKQGGYPVLALAVKSVTPNAEANITVPAELSQADTSIKVTSDPLVPGVFYLKGGTHHSVAIEQANQIILVEAPLNEARSEAVIAKVKEIIPNKPITFLVNTHHHFDHSGGLRTYVDEGATIVTHKLNEPYYKKIWANAHTLSPDRLAASHKPAKFKTFSDKLVLPDAAHPVEIYTIAGNTHNDAFALVYLPNDKVLVEADAYTPPAAGAPLPTSVNPYTANLYDNIKRLKLNVEQIAALHGPRVTKLEDIEAAIGIKPQTASNN